From a region of the Paenibacillus sp. FSL R10-2734 genome:
- a CDS encoding trifunctional transcriptional activator/DNA repair protein Ada/methylated-DNA--[protein]-cysteine S-methyltransferase: protein MITNKQHVDKYYEMLVEKNSNYEGVFFVGVKTTGIMCRPTCPAKKPYKENCEFFATAKEALLASYRPCKRCQPLSNPTKMSPEVKLLVEAIERNPERKWTDKDFDELSISANTARRQFKKQFGMTFIEYARSRRLGLAFKHIRNGDSIINAQLDSGYDSSNGFRDAFSRTMGTVPNHSKQIKVLYCTWIETILGSMLAIADEEFLLLLEFVDRKGLENEIKKLRTRLNATILPEKVSVLEQIEEELILYFEGELTEFNTPIRYLGSDFQQSVWNELRRIPVGQTVSYKELAENINNPAACRAVARANGANQLSILVPCHRVINSSGELGGYGGGIARKEWLINHEKTFSS from the coding sequence ATGATCACTAATAAACAGCATGTGGATAAATATTACGAGATGTTAGTCGAGAAAAACTCGAATTATGAAGGCGTATTTTTTGTCGGCGTAAAAACAACAGGCATCATGTGCAGGCCAACTTGCCCAGCTAAAAAGCCATATAAAGAAAATTGCGAGTTTTTCGCAACAGCGAAAGAAGCCTTGTTAGCCTCATATAGGCCTTGTAAAAGGTGTCAGCCTCTGTCCAATCCCACGAAAATGTCTCCAGAAGTAAAGCTTCTAGTAGAAGCAATTGAGCGGAATCCGGAAAGGAAATGGACCGATAAAGATTTTGATGAGCTGTCGATAAGTGCAAATACAGCACGCCGACAATTTAAGAAGCAATTCGGAATGACATTTATTGAATATGCACGTTCTAGACGTTTAGGACTGGCATTCAAACATATCAGGAATGGGGATTCTATCATTAACGCACAACTGGACAGTGGGTACGATTCGAGTAATGGATTTCGGGATGCTTTTTCACGAACGATGGGGACGGTTCCCAATCATTCCAAGCAGATTAAAGTGCTGTACTGTACCTGGATAGAGACGATACTTGGGTCAATGCTGGCGATCGCAGATGAAGAGTTTCTTTTGCTGCTGGAATTTGTGGATCGAAAGGGACTTGAGAACGAGATTAAGAAATTACGTACCCGCTTAAATGCAACCATTTTACCTGAAAAAGTATCCGTGCTAGAGCAGATTGAAGAGGAATTAATTCTCTATTTCGAAGGGGAACTTACGGAATTTAACACGCCGATTCGTTATTTGGGCTCTGATTTTCAGCAAAGTGTATGGAATGAACTTCGAAGAATTCCTGTAGGGCAGACGGTCTCTTACAAGGAGCTTGCAGAGAATATTAACAATCCTGCTGCTTGTCGCGCTGTAGCAAGAGCTAATGGAGCGAATCAATTATCGATCTTGGTTCCATGTCATCGTGTGATTAATAGTAGCGGTGAATTAGGTGGATACGGTGGCGGGATCGCAAGAAAAGAATGGTTAATCAATCATGAGAAAACCTTCAGTTCGTAG
- a CDS encoding isocitrate lyase/phosphoenolpyruvate mutase family protein encodes MNRNDYDNFKFLHHQQNPLILYNCWDVASAKAIEEAGSKAIATSSYSMAEAWGFSDGEQLSFEQVLWSISRIAKHVSVPLTVDIEGGYAVDEESLANNMEQLFQLNICGINFEDQKVNHPNQELWETSEQSDRIRTIQQVAAKLQKNVFINARTDLFFKNMKHSADLVNEAIERTYAYAEAGANGIFIPGLTDRSLIEHFVQQSPLPVNVMVMDGMISNAELQEIGVKRISYGPHSYFQAQSNLQEQARTILQPPAHYLEMS; translated from the coding sequence ATGAACAGAAATGACTATGACAACTTTAAATTCTTGCACCATCAACAGAATCCACTGATCCTATACAACTGCTGGGACGTTGCTTCAGCTAAAGCTATTGAGGAAGCGGGATCAAAGGCTATAGCTACAAGCAGCTACTCAATGGCGGAAGCGTGGGGCTTCTCGGATGGTGAACAGCTTTCATTTGAACAGGTGTTGTGGTCTATTTCGAGAATAGCAAAACATGTATCCGTACCATTGACGGTAGATATCGAGGGTGGGTATGCTGTAGATGAAGAGTCCTTAGCTAATAACATGGAGCAATTATTTCAATTAAATATCTGTGGGATCAATTTCGAAGATCAAAAGGTGAATCATCCTAATCAGGAATTATGGGAAACCAGCGAACAAAGCGATAGAATTAGAACTATACAGCAAGTTGCAGCTAAGCTTCAGAAGAACGTTTTTATTAACGCCAGAACCGATCTCTTTTTCAAAAATATGAAGCATTCGGCGGATCTAGTGAATGAAGCTATAGAGCGTACCTATGCTTATGCTGAGGCTGGAGCGAATGGTATTTTTATACCGGGCCTCACGGATCGAAGCTTGATTGAACATTTTGTACAACAATCGCCACTGCCCGTAAATGTTATGGTGATGGACGGTATGATTTCGAATGCTGAATTGCAGGAGATTGGTGTAAAAAGAATTAGCTATGGTCCGCATAGTTACTTTCAAGCACAGAGTAATCTTCAAGAACAGGCTCGAACGATTCTGCAGCCACCCGCACATTATTTAGAAATGAGCTAA
- a CDS encoding histidine kinase, which yields MERKKFRFRKVVNDIPLNYKFSLIYIIGVLLPIIIINLVFLDRISDLIKSREQQNLEISLERARKDIHDFIEGGVAVSYTLSADKNLYELLERRYGNSIEFYDTFDEQLRGRMNSYIPVNNQIERITVFTNNDSIVSGSNYQVITDKVKESEWYKQFIAVNKHVFLAAYHMSEAPNVASTAPYLSVIERMDVYSSLNTFEKLLRIDLDLSKIYDVIVREKDYLSLYLVNEQDEIIMSAQSGYQRGTKEPYPVFKLLDDERKEDVHIVPVGGASYIKGWRLIGVTQGERIAQAILEIRIYAGILASIVTLLTTAFLYVMLRSYNYRVKRLSRHMQKVTNEKFDLIRIDEGQDEIGGLIRNFNMMTTRINSLINDVYKLEIQKNSLEMERVRAELNFLQSQMNPHFLFNTLNAILVVCTKNNYSDVTDIIKSLSKLLRRLLSWKEDLVTLEEEMTFIEMYLKIEKFRFRDKFDYQFEIDEQSLQYKIPKLSMQPLVENSCKHGLQTIEGLGIIKVKTEIEDGRLQVTVSDNGKGIEASQLKEILFNVQNEETSSGTNIGIRNVYRRLELYYEDQVRFEISSVPNEGTVVTFGIPLKLLERKNS from the coding sequence ATGGAGAGAAAAAAATTCAGATTTAGAAAAGTAGTGAATGACATTCCACTGAACTATAAATTTTCCCTCATTTACATTATAGGTGTTCTCCTCCCTATCATTATTATCAACCTTGTTTTTTTGGATCGAATTTCCGATTTGATCAAATCTAGAGAACAGCAGAACTTAGAAATATCTTTAGAGAGGGCCCGAAAGGATATTCATGATTTTATTGAAGGTGGGGTAGCTGTCAGCTATACGCTTTCTGCCGATAAAAACCTGTATGAATTGCTTGAGCGGAGGTATGGGAACTCTATCGAATTTTATGACACCTTCGATGAACAGCTGAGAGGCCGGATGAACAGCTATATACCGGTGAACAATCAGATTGAACGGATTACTGTATTTACGAACAATGACTCCATTGTTTCCGGTAGTAACTATCAGGTCATCACAGACAAGGTAAAGGAGAGCGAATGGTATAAGCAGTTCATAGCTGTGAATAAACATGTGTTTCTTGCTGCATATCATATGAGCGAGGCACCTAATGTGGCTTCCACGGCCCCCTATTTGAGTGTAATCGAGCGAATGGACGTTTACAGCTCACTGAATACATTTGAGAAGCTGCTTAGAATTGATTTGGATCTCAGTAAAATATATGACGTCATTGTCAGAGAAAAGGATTATTTGAGTCTTTATCTGGTGAACGAGCAGGATGAGATCATTATGTCCGCACAGAGCGGGTATCAGAGAGGTACGAAGGAGCCTTATCCTGTGTTTAAGCTGCTTGATGATGAACGCAAGGAAGACGTACATATTGTACCCGTTGGCGGGGCTAGTTATATAAAAGGCTGGCGATTAATAGGGGTTACGCAAGGAGAGCGGATTGCTCAGGCGATCTTAGAGATTCGAATTTATGCGGGTATTCTGGCCTCCATCGTAACCTTGCTCACAACCGCCTTTTTATATGTGATGTTAAGATCCTACAATTATCGGGTAAAACGATTGTCCAGACATATGCAAAAGGTAACGAATGAGAAATTTGATTTGATTCGAATCGATGAAGGTCAGGATGAGATTGGCGGATTGATACGCAATTTCAACATGATGACAACTAGAATTAATTCTCTCATCAATGATGTATACAAGCTGGAGATTCAGAAGAATAGTTTGGAAATGGAAAGGGTAAGGGCTGAATTGAATTTTCTGCAAAGTCAGATGAACCCTCATTTTCTATTCAATACGTTAAACGCGATCCTAGTGGTCTGTACCAAAAATAATTACTCGGATGTTACGGATATCATTAAGAGCTTATCGAAATTGCTTAGAAGATTGCTTAGCTGGAAGGAAGATCTCGTCACTTTGGAAGAAGAAATGACTTTCATTGAGATGTATTTGAAAATTGAGAAATTCCGGTTCAGGGATAAATTTGACTATCAATTTGAGATCGATGAGCAGTCGCTGCAATATAAAATTCCGAAGCTAAGCATGCAGCCGTTAGTAGAAAATTCTTGTAAACATGGCCTGCAGACTATAGAAGGACTCGGTATCATTAAAGTAAAGACGGAAATCGAGGATGGCCGTTTGCAAGTTACGGTTTCAGATAATGGGAAAGGGATAGAGGCGAGCCAGCTTAAAGAAATATTATTTAATGTTCAAAATGAAGAAACCTCCTCAGGAACGAATATCGGAATTCGCAACGTGTATCGCAGACTGGAGTTATATTATGAAGATCAGGTGCGCTTTGAAATCAGCAGTGTCCCAAATGAAGGGACTGTTGTCACGTTTGGCATTCCGCTAAAGCTCCTGGAACGAAAAAATAGCTAG
- a CDS encoding response regulator: protein MDFKVLLIDDEPSALEGMQLWIDWQALGFEVCGTASNGKEGLQLIKQLEPDLVITDVNMPLMNGLEMVAAWQQEETKQIKFAILSGYSEFEYAKTAIRYGINHYLMKPLFEEEAAEELKEIYRELEQETQKRRLNQMATSEEVVSLLKSILNEKAEDKSDFTVLTRLSEGKSFWNICLLQTDPTMYTEIREKAVTLLTNTESMFLIDLEAYCFGIVYGYPSASDDDAAIYRVVSPLLNENPKQALYIATGASVGSLLQIANSYRTANEALMFYFYNSEHSGFLTYQGTKNSQFSYHYDQIQLMNDLMRPINTLDTKAFKQAVGLASRSFREMRIAPEVVKKIVIHIMYKIVEFTSEASEVQVSSLLNQITIPEMRDSMMKLNDLMRNLLACGEASIDILLQEQVQRSQGIVQEINNYIEEHYCENLTIKKLSEVFFLHPVYLGQLLIKKNGINFNEQLHNLRIKEATHLLQHNKLKNSEIAEKVGYGNYSQFLKQFEKKMRMSPNEFKHKNT, encoded by the coding sequence ATGGATTTTAAAGTATTGTTGATCGATGATGAGCCTAGTGCTCTTGAGGGGATGCAATTATGGATAGATTGGCAGGCGCTTGGCTTTGAGGTGTGTGGAACCGCCAGCAATGGCAAAGAGGGTTTACAGTTAATAAAGCAGCTTGAGCCGGATCTTGTAATTACAGATGTAAACATGCCGCTAATGAATGGTCTGGAGATGGTTGCAGCCTGGCAGCAAGAGGAGACTAAGCAGATTAAATTTGCCATTCTAAGCGGTTATAGTGAGTTTGAATATGCTAAGACAGCTATACGCTACGGCATTAATCATTATCTGATGAAGCCGCTTTTTGAAGAAGAGGCGGCAGAAGAATTGAAGGAGATATATCGGGAATTAGAACAGGAAACTCAAAAGCGAAGATTAAATCAAATGGCAACCTCAGAGGAAGTTGTCTCTCTTCTTAAGAGCATTCTGAATGAAAAAGCAGAAGATAAGTCGGACTTTACAGTACTTACCCGTCTATCGGAGGGCAAAAGCTTTTGGAATATTTGTTTACTACAGACTGACCCGACGATGTATACGGAAATAAGAGAGAAAGCAGTAACTCTCCTAACGAATACGGAATCGATGTTTCTGATTGATCTAGAGGCCTATTGCTTTGGAATCGTATACGGATATCCTTCGGCGTCTGATGATGATGCTGCAATATATCGTGTAGTATCTCCCTTGCTGAATGAAAACCCTAAGCAAGCCCTGTATATTGCAACAGGTGCTAGTGTGGGTTCCTTGCTTCAGATCGCGAATAGCTACCGAACGGCGAATGAAGCATTAATGTTTTATTTTTATAATTCTGAGCATTCTGGGTTTCTGACCTACCAGGGGACCAAGAATAGTCAGTTCAGCTATCACTATGATCAAATTCAACTGATGAATGACTTAATGCGACCTATTAACACACTGGACACAAAAGCCTTTAAACAAGCTGTAGGCTTAGCCTCTCGCAGTTTTCGCGAGATGCGCATCGCTCCAGAGGTTGTGAAGAAGATCGTTATTCATATTATGTATAAGATTGTTGAGTTTACTTCGGAAGCTAGTGAAGTTCAGGTATCATCTTTGTTAAATCAAATAACAATCCCTGAAATGCGGGACTCGATGATGAAGTTGAACGATTTAATGCGGAATTTATTAGCATGTGGTGAGGCGAGTATTGATATCCTTCTGCAAGAACAAGTCCAAAGATCGCAGGGAATTGTGCAGGAAATTAACAATTATATTGAAGAGCATTATTGCGAAAATCTTACGATTAAGAAGCTGTCAGAGGTGTTTTTCCTGCACCCAGTATATCTGGGTCAATTATTGATCAAAAAGAACGGAATTAATTTCAATGAACAGCTGCATAATCTCAGAATAAAAGAGGCAACTCATTTACTTCAACACAATAAGCTGAAAAATAGTGAAATCGCTGAGAAAGTAGGATATGGCAATTATAGTCAGTTCCTCAAACAATTTGAAAAAAAGATGCGTATGAGTCCTAATGAATTCAAACATAAGAATACCTAA
- a CDS encoding DMT family transporter encodes MKLLKYALLVFVGACSYGSLSTIIKLGMNDGFRMQQLVGSQYFFGWCMLLLLVVFFSRKKLGLKVGLSLLGAGITISMTGIFYGFAVEQLPASIAIVLLFQFTWIGVILEAVVDRKLPSREKIISMIILLIGTVLAGGILEPSVGEMTTSGIVFGLMSAVSFAFYIFVSGRVATQVPAVNKSLYMTTSAMIIILVVFSPSFIYDGAITDGLWKYGLPLGLLGIVIPVLFFSIGVPKLGSGLGAILGAAELPAAVVASVLVLQEEVSLLRWVGILVVLIGIAAPQIIPMRTGGKSPKPSSEQSLRKVDL; translated from the coding sequence ATGAAGTTACTCAAATATGCCTTACTAGTATTTGTAGGTGCATGTAGTTATGGATCGCTCTCCACGATCATTAAGCTTGGAATGAATGATGGCTTTAGAATGCAGCAATTGGTCGGGTCGCAATACTTTTTTGGATGGTGTATGCTGCTGCTGTTAGTTGTATTTTTTTCTCGAAAAAAATTGGGGTTAAAGGTAGGTCTTTCGTTATTAGGCGCGGGGATCACTATCAGTATGACGGGAATTTTCTATGGGTTTGCCGTTGAACAATTACCTGCTTCGATTGCGATCGTCCTCTTATTCCAATTTACTTGGATTGGTGTGATTCTGGAGGCGGTTGTAGATAGAAAATTGCCTTCTAGAGAGAAAATAATTTCGATGATTATCCTCCTGATAGGAACAGTGTTAGCTGGGGGGATTCTAGAGCCTAGTGTAGGTGAAATGACTACGAGTGGAATTGTTTTCGGTTTAATGTCTGCGGTGTCGTTTGCCTTTTATATTTTTGTCAGTGGCAGAGTGGCCACGCAGGTACCTGCTGTGAATAAAAGCTTGTATATGACAACAAGTGCAATGATAATTATTTTGGTTGTTTTTTCGCCTTCCTTTATTTATGACGGAGCGATTACAGATGGACTTTGGAAGTACGGTCTTCCTTTAGGGTTGCTTGGTATAGTTATACCTGTGCTTTTCTTTTCAATTGGTGTTCCGAAACTGGGTTCTGGTCTGGGAGCAATTCTAGGTGCGGCGGAGTTACCGGCAGCTGTAGTAGCCTCCGTGTTAGTGCTGCAAGAAGAAGTTTCCTTGCTTCGCTGGGTTGGAATACTCGTTGTGTTGATCGGAATTGCTGCACCACAAATCATTCCGATGCGGACAGGGGGCAAATCACCCAAACCATCCTCCGAACAATCACTCCGTAAGGTAGATCTGTAA
- a CDS encoding response regulator, translated as MLKVLIVDDEPWVLEGLRTMIDWEKYGFEVCAEARNGSEAMRLIQEYNPELVLTDINMPVINGLELIAKLNEIMAKPPKFVVLTGYDDFKFAHTALQQRVNDYLLKPIDDEEIESLLSRITPMIRNEIASNEEFDKKQFFIVNNIINRLIQGEYNENLELLTQSTLKLQANAELMCILIEPATSMNPFHRRIVDYFPSECSSFFQDRSGRTGIILQSASIDNESLEVIVNQIRSDIAEQFHEPVLLALSSRMIGVCSIREIYMQAVDVWKRKTHQQKDGVFYYSELRTIKKKDHHKDHFKQLLDKVLANDIEQIQPCVKEAFASFVENQLTIEVVQTRVAHLELTICTRIAQMNGIPDTMMTKLQLEYGNLGELNDYFILSRYVQSLCMLATVYLSELEQQNEQNTIYKVIQYVDREFRNKLKLQDLARQFHINSTYLGQLFRKQTGHGFSEYLNARRIEEAKSLLKRTQLKISDIAVQVGFSNTDYFIDKFKLIVGVVPSVYKNENKHK; from the coding sequence ATGCTGAAGGTTCTGATCGTGGATGATGAGCCCTGGGTGCTTGAAGGGCTGAGAACGATGATTGACTGGGAAAAATACGGCTTTGAAGTGTGCGCTGAAGCCCGCAATGGCTCAGAAGCGATGAGACTTATACAGGAGTATAACCCAGAATTGGTCCTAACGGATATTAATATGCCAGTTATTAACGGTCTCGAGCTTATCGCAAAGCTGAATGAAATCATGGCAAAGCCTCCGAAATTTGTAGTGTTGACCGGGTATGACGATTTTAAATTTGCGCATACGGCATTGCAACAACGAGTGAATGACTATTTATTAAAGCCTATTGATGACGAAGAAATAGAGTCCTTATTAAGCAGGATTACGCCTATGATCCGAAATGAAATCGCTTCCAATGAAGAGTTTGATAAGAAGCAATTTTTTATCGTCAACAACATCATCAACCGTCTAATTCAAGGCGAGTATAACGAAAATTTAGAGCTACTAACCCAGAGCACGTTGAAGCTTCAAGCGAATGCAGAGTTAATGTGTATTCTTATCGAGCCGGCCACGTCTATGAACCCGTTTCATCGACGGATTGTCGACTATTTTCCTAGTGAGTGTTCCAGTTTCTTTCAAGATCGTTCGGGAAGAACAGGGATCATCCTTCAGTCTGCTTCTATTGACAATGAGAGTCTGGAAGTTATCGTCAACCAGATTCGTTCGGATATCGCTGAGCAATTTCATGAACCGGTACTTCTAGCGCTTAGCAGTAGAATGATAGGCGTGTGTTCGATTCGAGAAATCTATATGCAGGCAGTTGATGTATGGAAACGAAAGACGCATCAGCAGAAGGACGGGGTCTTTTATTATAGTGAGCTTAGAACCATTAAGAAGAAGGACCATCATAAGGATCACTTCAAACAGCTGCTGGACAAGGTCCTAGCGAATGATATAGAACAGATACAGCCTTGTGTAAAAGAAGCTTTTGCCTCTTTCGTTGAGAATCAGTTGACGATTGAAGTAGTGCAAACTAGAGTGGCCCATCTGGAACTTACCATCTGTACACGCATAGCCCAAATGAATGGTATCCCGGATACGATGATGACAAAGCTTCAGCTAGAGTACGGAAATCTAGGTGAACTTAATGATTATTTTATATTAAGCCGCTATGTTCAAAGTCTGTGTATGCTGGCGACGGTCTATTTATCTGAATTAGAGCAGCAGAATGAACAAAATACGATTTACAAGGTGATTCAGTATGTGGATCGTGAGTTTCGGAATAAATTGAAGCTTCAGGATTTAGCGCGGCAATTTCATATCAATTCTACCTATTTGGGACAGCTATTCAGAAAACAAACGGGTCATGGCTTTAGTGAATATTTAAATGCCAGAAGGATTGAGGAAGCTAAAAGTTTGCTTAAGCGAACGCAGCTAAAAATATCAGATATAGCGGTACAGGTGGGATTTTCAAACACAGACTATTTTATAGATAAGTTCAAGCTGATTGTAGGGGTAGTACCATCCGTCTATAAAAATGAAAATAAGCACAAATAG
- a CDS encoding MerR family transcriptional regulator, giving the protein MKIGEFSKKNNVTQDTIRHYIDMGLLVAEKQGWQYKFSEEDSCDIEKITMLKQLDFSLTEIQEILCFNRIGGEKTDEFRNFYLSLLERKKEQNLKEQQRCKEIDFLLKDRINELKRYGISEKKSLGFPLSSTGLLHCPCCKQPLEISDGIVEKSMLIEATVHCECGYIAVIEDGIYIDKKAVRKKIEIPSKKKFLEVTSPKFVNLMYNGTHTIIDYILNHGNSPKYIMELDNCVGRFLMQYIDYLPKGCTYVLICHDKDRITSMKDNLMQQHEHSNFIFFCCAMDQLPIADSSMDIIIDHWMSRIYAKSTNKSLLDIVSPFLKEEGLLTGAYPHIGTKSKDFINIPLELRDYFNKDKILERLDALNFSQLEVAEIGPVLENNPYIDMNDKEQYLMLYAGRHKSQIDLLSPTNEFERKRRRNLIS; this is encoded by the coding sequence ATGAAGATTGGTGAATTCTCGAAAAAGAATAACGTGACACAAGATACTATTCGCCATTATATAGATATGGGCCTTCTAGTTGCTGAAAAACAGGGCTGGCAGTATAAATTTAGTGAAGAAGATAGCTGTGATATCGAAAAAATCACGATGCTGAAGCAGTTGGATTTTTCACTGACTGAAATTCAGGAGATTCTTTGTTTCAATCGTATTGGCGGTGAAAAGACGGATGAGTTCAGAAATTTCTATCTATCCTTGCTGGAACGAAAAAAAGAGCAGAATCTGAAAGAACAGCAAAGATGTAAAGAGATTGACTTCCTCCTGAAAGATCGAATCAATGAGTTGAAAAGATATGGGATCAGTGAAAAGAAAAGCTTAGGATTTCCGCTGTCCTCTACAGGATTATTACATTGTCCTTGTTGTAAGCAACCTTTGGAGATCAGTGACGGGATTGTAGAAAAAAGTATGCTTATCGAAGCTACTGTTCATTGTGAATGCGGTTACATTGCGGTGATAGAAGATGGGATCTACATCGATAAGAAGGCTGTAAGGAAAAAAATTGAGATCCCTTCGAAGAAAAAATTCCTTGAGGTGACTTCGCCGAAGTTTGTGAATTTAATGTATAACGGAACCCATACGATCATCGACTACATTTTAAACCATGGAAATAGCCCTAAATATATCATGGAGCTAGATAATTGTGTAGGGAGATTTCTAATGCAGTATATCGATTATTTACCTAAAGGCTGCACCTATGTGCTTATTTGTCATGACAAGGACAGAATTACGAGTATGAAGGATAATTTAATGCAACAGCATGAGCATAGTAACTTTATCTTTTTCTGCTGTGCCATGGATCAATTACCGATTGCAGACTCCTCTATGGATATCATTATCGATCATTGGATGAGCAGAATATACGCTAAATCAACGAATAAATCCTTATTAGATATTGTATCGCCTTTTTTAAAAGAAGAGGGTCTTCTCACAGGTGCCTATCCTCATATCGGAACGAAAAGTAAGGACTTCATAAACATTCCGCTCGAATTAAGAGATTACTTTAATAAAGATAAAATACTGGAGAGATTGGATGCATTGAATTTTTCACAGCTGGAGGTTGCAGAGATTGGTCCGGTTCTTGAGAACAACCCCTATATTGATATGAATGATAAGGAACAATATCTGATGCTTTATGCGGGCAGGCACAAGAGTCAGATCGATTTGCTTTCACCTACGAACGAATTTGAGCGAAAAAGAAGACGAAATTTGATTTCCTAA
- a CDS encoding FAD-dependent oxidoreductase yields the protein MKTNLKRVRLLLLGLVLLLSLAACSQSASETNTSAKSDTASASAMYKAGTYTGTAVGNNGDVTVEVVFDETAIVSVVVKEQSETKGLSDTPFERIPQQIVEGQTLAVDAVSGATNSSKAILTAVEDCVKQAGGDVEALKVVAVTDTKEQKATELTTDVVIIGGGGTGLAAAGSAFENGAKVIVLEKLATLGGSTGLSGGAIGATGTRFQKEQGIEDSPESWLELWKERQNTSNPDSKYPDYDRVRTFMDGAVDTTEWLVDTMNHKYASVQGYGVDPVARLHFPEAGGASLIANMEKTLKDKGIDILTETKATELITDDKGDVIGVTAENVEGKLIVHAKKVIIASGGFAKSEELMKKFLPEFVEDMDISAAGAGSTGDGILMAEKLGAALYEDPWIIGLGMTARIPGLSALEWDTTKVYVNEKGERYMNENSHYALVTNKAAKNEQVWVVLDSSDANAEVIKTLEAKLPSDEIATGNTIAELSSAMQLPGDALVTTMDTFNAGVTSGKDAFGKEAATLVAVNKGPFYAIKNYPRTMGTFGGLKIDESYRVVKEDGSVINNLYAGGEAANRYLYNQVYMTGSAVQYALTSGRLSGELAAKAVAEGK from the coding sequence ATGAAAACGAATTTGAAAAGGGTAAGGTTGTTATTATTGGGTCTTGTATTGCTGCTAAGTTTAGCTGCGTGTTCGCAATCTGCTTCAGAGACTAACACTAGCGCCAAGTCAGATACAGCCTCAGCTTCTGCTATGTATAAAGCGGGGACTTATACTGGAACGGCCGTTGGTAACAATGGCGATGTGACGGTTGAAGTAGTGTTCGACGAGACAGCGATCGTTTCAGTAGTAGTGAAGGAACAAAGTGAAACCAAAGGTCTTAGTGATACGCCATTCGAACGCATACCTCAGCAAATTGTTGAGGGTCAGACATTAGCTGTAGATGCTGTATCTGGTGCAACGAACTCCTCGAAGGCGATTCTTACTGCAGTAGAGGATTGCGTTAAACAAGCAGGTGGCGACGTAGAGGCGCTTAAGGTGGTAGCTGTAACGGATACAAAGGAGCAAAAGGCTACGGAGCTAACTACTGATGTTGTCATTATTGGTGGTGGAGGCACAGGCCTTGCTGCGGCTGGATCCGCTTTTGAAAATGGTGCCAAAGTTATCGTACTTGAAAAATTAGCAACGCTAGGTGGCTCAACAGGTTTATCTGGTGGAGCGATCGGTGCAACGGGTACTCGTTTTCAAAAAGAACAAGGCATTGAAGATTCACCAGAATCATGGCTAGAGCTGTGGAAAGAACGTCAAAACACAAGTAACCCAGATAGTAAGTATCCAGATTACGATCGAGTGCGTACTTTTATGGATGGTGCTGTAGATACGACAGAATGGTTAGTGGATACTATGAATCATAAATATGCAAGTGTACAAGGTTATGGCGTTGATCCTGTGGCTCGTCTTCATTTTCCTGAAGCAGGTGGAGCAAGCTTAATCGCAAATATGGAAAAGACACTTAAGGATAAAGGAATCGACATTCTGACGGAAACCAAAGCTACGGAGTTAATCACGGATGATAAAGGCGATGTGATCGGAGTTACGGCTGAGAATGTAGAAGGTAAGCTAATCGTTCATGCTAAAAAGGTGATCATTGCATCGGGTGGTTTTGCTAAGAGCGAAGAATTAATGAAGAAGTTCTTACCAGAATTTGTTGAGGACATGGATATCAGTGCAGCAGGTGCAGGGAGTACTGGGGATGGAATTCTTATGGCAGAGAAATTAGGTGCCGCTCTTTATGAAGACCCATGGATCATCGGTTTAGGGATGACTGCTCGTATTCCTGGCTTGAGCGCTTTAGAGTGGGATACAACAAAGGTATATGTGAATGAAAAGGGCGAGCGTTATATGAATGAGAATAGCCATTATGCTCTTGTAACCAATAAGGCAGCTAAGAATGAACAAGTGTGGGTTGTCCTTGATTCTAGTGATGCTAATGCTGAAGTGATCAAAACACTGGAAGCTAAGCTTCCAAGTGATGAGATTGCTACTGGAAATACTATTGCAGAATTATCTTCTGCTATGCAGCTACCAGGAGATGCACTAGTAACAACAATGGATACCTTCAATGCGGGTGTCACTTCAGGTAAAGATGCTTTTGGAAAAGAAGCGGCAACGCTTGTTGCTGTGAACAAAGGACCCTTCTATGCGATTAAGAATTATCCTAGAACGATGGGGACATTTGGTGGCTTGAAAATTGACGAGAGCTATCGAGTTGTAAAAGAAGATGGATCCGTCATTAACAATCTTTACGCAGGTGGAGAAGCAGCCAATCGTTATCTGTACAACCAAGTTTATATGACAGGTAGTGCTGTGCAGTATGCCCTAACTAGCGGCCGCCTGAGCGGAGAGCTTGCTGCCAAAGCAGTTGCTGAGGGGAAATAA